The DNA region CAGCGCGTCGTCGATGTCGTGGTTGATGTAGGCGATGCTATCGGCCAGCTTGATGATCTGCCCCTCAAGCGTGCTGGCAACGCCCCAGGCGGTCGCGGCGATGTCGCGGCGGGCCTTGGAGTGCTTGGCGATGCCGTCGCGCACCTCGATTGTCAGGTTCAGGCCCGCGCCGTCGCGCTCCAGCACCTCGATGATCCGGCGGCTCTGCTCGTTGTGCCGAAACGCGCGGCCAAGCGCGCGGGATAGGCCGGTTTCGCCCGCGTGTCCAAAGGGCGCGTGACCGATGTCGTGGCCCAGGCCGATCGCCTCGACCAGATCTTCGTTGAGCGACAGGCCGCGAGCGATGGTGCGCGCGATCTGCGTCACCTCCAGCGTATGCGTCAGCCGCGTCCGGTAGTGATCGCCTTCGGGCGCGATAAAGACCTGCGTCTTATGTTTGAGACGCCGAAATGCTTTACTATGTAAAATCCGATCGCGGTCGCGCTGAAAGTTGGTGCGGATCGGCGATTCGTCGTCGGGATAGTCGCGCCGGGCGTTGGCGCTCAACGCGGCGAGAGGCGAAAGACGAGCACGCTCGCCGGCTTCCAGGCGGCTACGCACCCGCAGGTGCGCCGAGCTGCGGTCGTCCATTAAAGCCTCTCCCTCCGATGTGTGAGCGTATCAAGCGAGCTAGCGATCCGTGGCTGAATGCATTGTACCACGGCTACCGGCGCGCTGAAGGATGACGACCACACAGGCGATTAGCTGGACCGCTGGCGTCAGCCGAAAGTAGAGCGCGTGTCCGCTCGCCGCCGCCGACGCCGCGCCCAGCAGCAGTTGCTCGATACGCGCGCCCACGAAGATCGAAAAGAAATAGATGCAGAAGCAGACAAACGCCGCCAGCCAGCCCTCATCGCGCCGCGCCAGCAGCCAGCCCCAGAAGGCGAAAAACGGGATCGCAAAGACGACCCAGACCAGGGGCGTGGTAGCGCCTGCCGCGCCCGAACCGCCAGCCCGGTACAGGTTGAAGAATGCCCAGGCGACGCCGAGCGCCGTCCCAGCGCCGATCACCAGGGCCGTGCGCAGATCGAATGAGCGTTTGGTAGGTGTCATCGGCAGGCGAGTATACCATTACCGAGTTCAAAGTTCAAAGATCAGAGTTTCAAGTTTCAAGTTTCAAGTTTGCCTTGTTCCCTTGTTCCCTTGTTCTCCGTCAGTCTTCCCAAAACGGCTTGACCAGGCCACGCTGCACCAGCTCCTCGCGCAGCTCAAGCATCGCCGTGTAGGTTGGGAGGAGGTAGAGCGGCTGCTCGGCAGGGCTAGCCGCCAGCACGCGATCGAGGGCACGGCCTAGATTCGGCTCCTGCTCGATGCATGCGTGTGGAACGCCCGCGTACTTGAGACGAACGGCCATATCCGCCGCGCGCGTGCCGCTGACCACCACATGCGCCACGCGGCCCGCCAGCTGCTCGAAGTCGGCGTCCCACAGCCATGAAACATCGGTGCCGTCGGCGATCTTATCGTTGATCACGATCAGCAGGTAGAGATCGGCAGGCGCGGACTCGGTTTCTGAGGCTGAATCGCGCGTCACCAGCATGCGCACCGTCTCGCTGGCCCCCACCGGATTTTTGATCAGCGCCATCAGCACATCGCGGCCCGCGATCGGAATGCGCTCGATCCGCCCGAACGCGGCGGTAAAGCCCTCAAGCGCGTTCCGAATCCCGGCGGGCGGAACATCCAGCGCCAGCGCAGCGGCGGCGGCAGCCAGCGCGTTGAGCGCGTTGTACAGACCGGGCACGGGCAACTGCACGTCGAAGCCGCCCTCGTCGTCGGCGATCACCAGATGCGCGCCGGTAATGCCCTTCAGCGTCAGCCGCTCAAGGCGCACGTTGGGCGTGGGCCGTTGCAGGCCGCAGTTGGGACAGCGGTAATGGCCGATGTGGCCGTAGAAGGCCGGATTGTAGACATAGGCCGTGCCGCAGCGCCGACAAAACTGCGAGTCGGCCATGTGCTGCACGCCACCGATGCCGTAGCGCAGATCTTGCAGGCCGAAGTAGCGTACCTTGCAGCGCAGACTCTCGCCGAGATACGCAATCGCCGGATCGTCGGCGTTGAGCACGACGGTTGATGTCGGCGGCAGCGTTTCGAGCGCGGCCTGCCATTTCCTGGCGATCGTATCGACCTCGCCATAGCGGTCAAGCTGATCGCGGAAAAGGTTGAGCATCAGCACCACGCGCGGCTGTGTCTCGCGGATCGCCGCCGGAAGATGCGCCTCGTCAGTCTCGAACAGCCCGATGTCGGCGCGGGGACGCCCCCACAGATCCGCCCCGGCCACCGCAGTTGCCGTCAGGCCGGTGATCAGGTTTGCGCCTGCCCGATTATGCAGCAGCCGCAGCCCGTCGGTCTTTAAGATCGCGGCCAGCATCCGCGCCGTGGTTGTTTTGCCGTTGGTGCCCGTCACTAGCACCACGCCGCGCGGCAGCGCCGAGGCGAGATCGTGGAGCACGGCAGGCGCGACACGACGCGCGACCACGCCCGGCAGCTGGGTGCCGCCGCCAGTGCCAAGCCGTCGGCTGAGCTGCATCGCCGCTTTCCCGGCGATCGTCGCGGCCACGCGGCGTAGAGGAAAAGTCATAGCTACACTCTCACTTCATTCACGGGCGAGATTATAGCAGGTTCGTCGTTTCGCGTTCAGGCCCGTACCCCAAGCGCCGCCCAAAAGGCACGCCACGCCCGGCGATACGCTCACGCGCGCACAGCACGAGATGATCGCCTCGTACGTCGCGGCGCTCAATAAGTACCATTATTGACTGACCAGCCACACATGGCTCTCGCAGTTGCAAGGCGATCGCTGCGCGATGCTGGATGGAATGACGCCCAGATTGCCGAGGCGGTCTACGATGGAGCCTTGTTCAATCTCTTCGTGCGCCTCGCCGACGCCTTCGATATTCATTCGCCGTCGTTTATGGACAAAGATGGCGTGCCGCCAGCCGCAGCCAGCGCCGACGCCGTATAGCCCCACAGCCTGCCGGAGCAGCGGATAGCTCAGGCCCGCCTCGGATGGCGGGCATTGGATTCATGCCCACAGGACATCGCTGGCATAGAGCCAACAAAGTCCGGTTTATGAGTACAGGATACGTATTTTTGCCGAATAATACTCCCCAAAAGCTCGATTTTTCGTTATAATATAGTCCTCGTCGGCACTTCATCCTAATTCCTTGATTGCACTCTGACACATGTGGACCTGCGCGGCGCCTCCGCCGACAGGAGCATGAACTACCCCTACACACTCACGATCATACTATCGCTGTGGAAGGCGATCCCCGCTGGGGAAAGGAAGGATTATGACTCGTCGGCACGGATGGTATCCGTTGAGCCTCGTCGTCGTATGCGCGATGCTCGTGACCCTGATCACCGCTGGCACCCAGTCGGCGGCTGCGGCAACACCAACAGAACTCTTCTTTTCTGAGTATATCGAGGGCTCGAGCAACAACAAAGCGCTCGAAATCTATAACGGAACCGGATCAGCGGTCGATCTCGCAGCCGGCGGCTACTCCGTTCAAATGTTTTTCAACGGCAGCGCCGCGCCTGGACTGACGATTAACCTCAGCGGCACAGTCGTCAGCGGCGATGTATTCGTTCTCGCCCAGGCCACCGCCAGCGCAGCGATTCTTGCCCAGGCCGATCAGACCAATGGCTCCGGCTGGTTCAATGGCGACGATGCGATTACGCTGCGCAAAGGCACCACGATCGTTGACTCGATCGGGCAGATCGGCTTCGATCCCGGCGCGGAGTGGGGAACCGGCCTCACCAGCACCGCCGACAACACGCTGCGCCGGAAAGCCAGCGTGACGGCTGGCGATACCAACGCCGCCGACCTGTTCGATCCTGGTGTTGAGTGGGACGGCTTCGCCCTCGATACGTTCGACGGCCTGGGAAGCTATACGATCGGCCCGTCGCCGAGCCCATCGCCCTCACCAAGCCCGTCGCCCAGCCCGTCGCCAGTGCCGACGACGCGCATTCGCGACATCCAGGGCACCAGCCACATCTCGCCCAGGATCGGCCAGACCGTCTCGAACGTGCCGGGCATTGTCACCGTCAGGCGCTCCAACGGCTTCTACATGC from Herpetosiphonaceae bacterium includes:
- the dgt gene encoding dNTP triphosphohydrolase produces the protein MDDRSSAHLRVRSRLEAGERARLSPLAALSANARRDYPDDESPIRTNFQRDRDRILHSKAFRRLKHKTQVFIAPEGDHYRTRLTHTLEVTQIARTIARGLSLNEDLVEAIGLGHDIGHAPFGHAGETGLSRALGRAFRHNEQSRRIIEVLERDGAGLNLTIEVRDGIAKHSKARRDIAATAWGVASTLEGQIIKLADSIAYINHDIDDAL
- a CDS encoding MurT ligase domain-containing protein → MTFPLRRVAATIAGKAAMQLSRRLGTGGGTQLPGVVARRVAPAVLHDLASALPRGVVLVTGTNGKTTTARMLAAILKTDGLRLLHNRAGANLITGLTATAVAGADLWGRPRADIGLFETDEAHLPAAIRETQPRVVLMLNLFRDQLDRYGEVDTIARKWQAALETLPPTSTVVLNADDPAIAYLGESLRCKVRYFGLQDLRYGIGGVQHMADSQFCRRCGTAYVYNPAFYGHIGHYRCPNCGLQRPTPNVRLERLTLKGITGAHLVIADDEGGFDVQLPVPGLYNALNALAAAAAALALDVPPAGIRNALEGFTAAFGRIERIPIAGRDVLMALIKNPVGASETVRMLVTRDSASETESAPADLYLLIVINDKIADGTDVSWLWDADFEQLAGRVAHVVVSGTRAADMAVRLKYAGVPHACIEQEPNLGRALDRVLAASPAEQPLYLLPTYTAMLELREELVQRGLVKPFWED